In Pseudomonas fluorescens, one genomic interval encodes:
- a CDS encoding glutaredoxin family protein — translation MPPECQLFGTLGCHLCELAEAELMPFVEHGLLVELVDIADDESWFEAYSLRIPVLRRVDNGAELSWPFNADQVVAFLR, via the coding sequence ATGCCTCCTGAATGTCAGTTGTTCGGCACCTTGGGATGCCATTTGTGTGAGTTGGCAGAAGCCGAGTTGATGCCTTTTGTCGAGCACGGTCTGCTGGTCGAACTGGTGGATATTGCCGACGATGAATCCTGGTTCGAGGCTTACAGCCTGCGGATTCCGGTGCTGCGCCGTGTTGATAATGGTGCGGAGCTGAGCTGGCCGTTCAATGCCGATCAGGTCGTGGCATTCCTGCGCTGA
- the moaB gene encoding molybdenum cofactor biosynthesis protein B translates to MKAKADVPFAPLNIAVLTVSDTRTLETDTSGQVFVDRLTAAGHRLAERVLLKDDLYKIRAQVAHWIAEDVVQVVLITGGTGFTGRDSTPEAVACLLDKQVDGFGELFRQISVADIGTSTVQSRALAGLANGTLVCCLPGSTNAVRTGWDGILAEQLDSRHRPCNFVPHLKQAAPCESRG, encoded by the coding sequence ATGAAAGCCAAGGCCGATGTACCTTTTGCGCCGCTGAACATTGCGGTGCTGACTGTCAGCGATACCCGAACCCTGGAAACCGACACCTCAGGCCAGGTCTTCGTCGACCGCCTGACTGCTGCCGGTCACCGCTTGGCCGAACGGGTCCTGCTCAAAGATGACCTGTACAAGATCCGCGCGCAAGTTGCCCACTGGATTGCCGAGGACGTCGTGCAGGTCGTGTTGATTACCGGCGGCACTGGTTTCACCGGGCGTGACAGCACGCCTGAAGCCGTGGCTTGTCTGCTCGACAAGCAGGTTGACGGCTTCGGTGAACTGTTCCGCCAGATCTCGGTGGCCGATATCGGTACTTCGACCGTGCAGTCGCGGGCACTGGCCGGCCTGGCCAATGGCACACTGGTGTGCTGCCTGCCAGGTTCGACCAATGCGGTGCGCACCGGTTGGGACGGCATTCTCGCCGAACAGCTGGATTCGCGGCACCGTCCGTGCAACTTCGTCCCTCACCTGAAACAGGCGGCGCCCTGTGAATCCCGTGGGTAA
- a CDS encoding YgdI/YgdR family lipoprotein: MTQRTLATFMLALGLATLAGCSSPTVITLNDGREIQAVDTPKYDEDSGFYEFKQLDGKETRINKDQVRTVKEL; encoded by the coding sequence ATGACTCAACGGACCCTCGCCACTTTCATGCTCGCACTGGGCCTGGCAACTCTCGCTGGTTGCTCGTCGCCAACAGTGATCACCTTGAATGACGGTCGCGAAATCCAGGCCGTCGACACCCCGAAATACGATGAAGATTCGGGCTTCTACGAGTTCAAACAACTCGACGGCAAAGAGACCCGCATCAACAAGGATCAGGTTCGTACCGTTAAAGAGCTGTAA
- the mobA gene encoding molybdenum cofactor guanylyltransferase MobA: MTSNTPLPPCSILLLAGGRGQRMGGQDKGLVEWQGEPLIAHLQRKVRPLTDDLIISCNRNHERYAAYADQLVSDEQGDFPGPLAGILAGLKAARQPHLLVLPCDVPRIDAALLQDMRETAGLFPEKPLMLRHDDHWEPLLCVIPVALLPAFETAWNAGERSPGRIMRNLGATALQCPDNDPRLANLNTPELLNAHNTVSD, from the coding sequence ATGACCTCGAATACGCCATTGCCCCCCTGCTCCATTCTGCTCCTGGCAGGCGGACGCGGCCAGCGCATGGGCGGCCAGGACAAAGGGCTGGTTGAATGGCAGGGTGAGCCGCTGATTGCGCATTTGCAGCGCAAGGTCCGACCGCTGACTGACGATCTGATCATCTCCTGCAATCGCAATCACGAGCGTTATGCAGCCTACGCTGATCAATTGGTCAGCGATGAGCAAGGCGATTTTCCCGGTCCCCTGGCCGGCATCCTCGCCGGACTCAAGGCAGCCCGCCAGCCACACCTGCTGGTCTTGCCCTGCGATGTGCCGCGAATCGACGCCGCGCTGTTGCAGGACATGCGTGAAACCGCCGGCCTGTTTCCTGAAAAACCTTTAATGTTGCGTCACGACGACCACTGGGAACCCCTGCTGTGTGTAATTCCCGTCGCCCTGTTGCCCGCCTTCGAAACCGCGTGGAACGCCGGCGAACGCAGCCCCGGCCGAATCATGCGCAATCTCGGCGCGACTGCCCTGCAATGCCCCGACAATGACCCGCGCCTGGCCAACCTGAACACCCCCGAACTGTTAAATGCGCATAACACTGTGTCAGACTGA
- a CDS encoding transcriptional regulator: protein MVNVEQLKNSVNRMSVDVVREAVLELRLDGLVTEGKTPFNKLHFNTCFAEIEALFQRAGYHKQLDVVGYQGLLYALYDPGRWEAVDVLRWLKEFTEAAALKSIPA, encoded by the coding sequence GTGGTCAATGTCGAACAGTTGAAGAACAGCGTGAACCGGATGTCGGTTGACGTGGTGCGCGAGGCCGTCCTCGAGTTGCGCCTGGACGGGCTGGTCACGGAGGGCAAGACGCCTTTCAACAAATTGCATTTCAACACCTGTTTTGCCGAGATCGAGGCGCTGTTCCAGCGTGCCGGTTATCACAAGCAACTGGATGTGGTCGGTTATCAGGGCCTGCTCTATGCCTTGTATGACCCGGGGCGCTGGGAGGCCGTCGATGTGCTGCGCTGGCTCAAGGAATTCACCGAAGCCGCCGCGCTCAAGTCGATCCCGGCCTGA
- a CDS encoding pseudouridine synthase: MSTPTFSAAQNQASTLYLPPGSWPTVLDCLCEHFSAISREQWLDRIARGRVLDGQGQPIALDLPYKEGLRIHYFREVPDEKPIPVVESILYADEHLVVADKPHFLPVTPAGEYVEQTLLRRLIRRLDNPHLVPLHRIDRHTAGLVIFSANPQTRSAYQSLFPTRQIDKRYEAIARALPELEFPLVHKSRLIDGEPFFRMQEGPGVANTETAVEVREKNGDLWRYGLYPVTGKKHQLRVHMTALGASICNDPFYPDVLKDVEDDYANPLKLLAQGLRFVDPVTGEEREFESQITLQW; this comes from the coding sequence ATGTCCACACCAACGTTTTCCGCTGCGCAGAATCAGGCCAGCACCCTTTACCTTCCTCCGGGCAGTTGGCCTACCGTCCTTGATTGCCTGTGTGAGCATTTCAGTGCGATCAGTCGCGAGCAATGGCTGGACCGGATCGCCCGGGGCCGGGTACTGGATGGGCAGGGACAGCCGATTGCGCTGGATCTGCCGTACAAGGAAGGCCTGCGTATTCACTACTTCCGTGAAGTGCCGGATGAAAAACCGATCCCGGTGGTCGAGTCGATCCTGTATGCGGACGAACATCTGGTGGTGGCGGACAAGCCGCACTTCCTGCCGGTGACACCGGCCGGCGAGTACGTCGAACAGACGTTGCTGCGCCGTCTGATCCGTCGCCTCGATAATCCGCATCTGGTGCCACTGCACCGCATTGACCGGCACACGGCAGGGCTGGTGATCTTTTCCGCCAACCCGCAAACCCGCTCGGCTTATCAGTCGTTGTTCCCGACCCGGCAGATCGATAAACGTTATGAAGCGATCGCCCGTGCGCTGCCGGAACTGGAATTTCCCCTGGTGCATAAAAGTCGCCTGATCGACGGCGAACCGTTCTTCCGCATGCAGGAAGGCCCAGGTGTCGCCAATACTGAAACGGCGGTGGAAGTCCGGGAAAAGAATGGTGATCTGTGGCGCTACGGCCTGTACCCGGTGACCGGCAAGAAGCATCAGCTAAGGGTGCATATGACCGCGCTAGGGGCGAGTATCTGTAACGATCCGTTCTACCCGGATGTGTTGAAAGACGTTGAGGATGACTATGCCAATCCGTTGAAGCTGTTGGCACAGGGGCTGCGGTTTGTCGACCCGGTGACCGGCGAAGAACGCGAGTTCGAAAGTCAGATCACCCTGCAGTGGTGA